TCATCTCTCACTTACTAATTTTAGGAGCTGATTAGTttgtgttataaaaatattagtttaataatctaatttttattattttgttgattttttaataataaaaaattgtgatattattaataatgatattgcAGGTAATAAAATTGGTAATTCAcctccattttaaatattaaaagctattaaaataattttgattttattataaatttattttgatttattaattttttaaaactaaaatatcatcacttttaattaatataatgagtaatatgaaatatattttaaaaaattataggttatttaaacaaaataatatcataatatttttttatttttttaatctaatacaattattatctatacttactaatttttattcaattttattaaatatatatttaattttattaaacataataatcatttaaatctaataatattttaattaatatatttttaaataatattttattttagaataaaatattaattaaattaaatatttttttattataatatttcccGACATTTCCTCTTTTCATGACACCTTTGATTTAATTTACTATATTTACTcgtattttaataatataatataatatctaaatacTTTTCATTCTTACCTGACAAACGCAATAAAAATGGATGTCTTCGTGATAACCTTTTTAACGAAAGATTAATCTGTAATAATCTTGGCAGTGGCCACGTGGTGACAACCCAGAAAGGTGGATaatgaaaagtaaaatagtGCCGCACCAACGACTCCCTGGCCccgttaaaattttctttttatagaaaaagagattcggaaaaattaaaaaatcagcTTTTTTTATAATAGAGAAAAACGAAACTGTGTCGAACGTCCTAGGCTGCTCTGATTCTTCTTCAAGTATTTATCATCTTCTCATTCCAATCCAATCCTCAATTTCCAACCCTACTTTCTATACGCCCCTTGTTTCATTTCGCTCAGATTCAACGGGGGTGAAGTAAGTCTTTTCactttattattactattatcggTTTTGGTTTGACTTCAACCTTTGTATGCTAATTGCATATTTTATCTTCTTAACTTTACGTAAGCACTTGTGTGTTCGAGTGTGTAATTCGTCGTAGAGAACGAAAAAATGGAATCTTGGTGTttagtttgattgttttaaTAGTATGCTTCAGTGCAAGAGTGTGTTTAGAGTgtctctattttatttttatttgtaattttatgttttgtcaGATTGGAATATAAAGaaagtttaagaaaatattagtaATTACTTATATACAATGATCAACGGAAGGTTTAAACAAATTGGAGTTTAGGTGAATCGTTTTGGCAATTAAATATTCTACTACTTTTACTACTGTTGGGTGAAAGCTAATGTGCTAATCTGAAAAATTGATTTGGATGATTGGTTTGCATACTAGAGGCTGAAATATGTGTTTTTGCAGGGAACCAAAATGGCGTTCATTTCGCAGGCAGGCCCATCTTATTGTATTCGCACTGAGGTCACAAGATGTACAAGTGGACACGCTGGGGTTTTTAGCATGACAAACAACTTAGAGGCATCTAGGATGAAAGAAACTTGTGTTAGTTTCTCGTCCTCATCACGCCATTCTGCCAAAGTGGGTCAAATTTTACATCTAGACAATGCAGGGGCAGGAATTCGAAGAGGGCATAGAGGGATTGTTGCTGCTAGCCCTCCTACTGAGGATGCTGTGATTGCCACAGAACCACTGACCAAAGAGGATCTTGTAGCTTACCTTGCCTCAGGGTGCAAGTCTAAAGAAACATGGAGGTACTTTCTATCTGGATCATGATTATTTCTTTGGGCAGATTAGTTTTACTCTAAGATGCATATTTTAGATGTTATTTGGTTCATTTTTTTAGAGAAGACACTTTTACATGCCATATTTTTATATGCTTCTTTAAATGGACAAAATATTACACTTTCTTCGTCTGTTTCATGCTGTCATTTTTTCATGGATTATGCTATAGTTTATTGATTGCCTTATGATTTGTGCGTTCATGTGTTGCTTTTATTTGGTAGGACTGATTTATCAACTTCTTCTGTGCCTTACACAGGCCATGGTGTACAATCTTGTCTgaactataaaatataaaaaatgaagcaattgaattcatttgtttaAAGTTAATAACATAAACGTTTGTATTGGTAACTTCTATCttgcttctttttgttttgatgtagttatttggtttggttgatatttatctatttttccttcaaaaatttctttcaagATATATATAAGCTTACCTTTCAACCTTTCACCTGTTTTTGAAGTTCTTGTTAgagttatttttgaaaatttgtaattgaagcatgatgatgtataaattttctttctatagGTTTTATTCTTGCTTCCTTTACAGCATATATTATGCAAATTCTACTGGTGGGTTAGTTGGTTATAatctatatataattggaataGGATCCATTAAAGaggattaatttattttagtctTTTGTTTCCGGTTTAGCTAAACTTTCTTATTTCAATGATCTGTGTTCATATTCATTTACATTGGGTGCtataaacttgaatttgaaattttttatgatagcaCATGTAAATTTTTCCATATTTCTAGTgactttcataattttatacttatgtGATTTGCTAACATGGTAAGGTGATTGTTGCAGAATTGGTACAGAACATGAGAAGTTTGGTTTTGCGTTTGGAACTTTACGTCCAATGAAGTATGAACAGATAGCCGAGCTGCTTAATGGCATCTCTGAGAGATTTGATTGGGATAAAGTAATGGAAGGTGACAACATCATAGGACTGAAACAAgtaagaattattttatttatatccttATAGATCTCTCTAatcttctttttatatatattccaGTATTACAGTAACtataggaattttttttttttgtttattgttgGAGAGGTTAGTATATTTAAACCTTAACTTTCAATTGCCCAGGGGAAGCAAAGCATATCACTGGAACCTGGGGGTCAGTTTGAGCTTAGTGGGGCACCTCTGGAAACTTTACATCAAACTTGTGCAGAGGTTAATTCACACCTCTATCAGGTGAAAGCTGTTGCTGAGGAAATGGGAATTGGGTTTGTAGGAATTGGTTTTCAGCCCAAATGGGGACTTAAAGATATACCTGTTATGCCAAAGGTACTGGTCATCTCTCTTTTCAACTGTTTAGATTGGACAGAAAGTGGTAATCCATGGATGCTTGCTGTGTCCATGTAATAGGTCTACTAAACCTCTTAGCCTTTTCATTAATtggtttcattatttttcagGGTTTGTTAATATTGTTGCTGTTATCTTGTTTCTTGAACTAAACAGAGCATTCATCactttcttttcatattttcttagtTGATGTTGTATAGATTAATATTCAATAGTTTTGTATTAAGGGTGGAAGTTTCATGGTTCACATGTTCAATGTCTCTCATAATTATGGTAATTGAACTCTGTTGTAAGAATTTCCTTCCCAAATTTTCCCAAGATACAAATTAACTATAACTGTTGTGTTGCTTGCCTCTGCAAAGCTTGGCATTTTATCAGTTCTCTGTGTCTACTGTTATTTCATTCTTTTGGAGAAATTCACTACTAAACAATGACATGGTTTTTTGGCTCAGGGAAGATATGAGATAATGAGGAATTACATGCCAAAAGTGGGCTCACTTGGACTTGACATGATGTTTAGGACATGCACTGTTCAGGTAAGTTGAAACTTTCAATTCTTAATGTTATGGACCTGTTCTTCATGATTAGCCTCACTTTGACTGGGTGAGAAGATGATTCTTTGAAATTCAGACTGTGCTGATTCATGGGTAATTCATTTTTATAGGTCAATCTGGACTTTAGTTCGGAGGCTGACATGATCTGCAAATTTCGTGCTGGTCTTGCTTTGCAGCCTGTGAGAAGCTTCACtaccttttgtttttattggatTTTTCTCTAATTATGAAGCATCTAATGGGTGTAGAAATTGAAACAGATAGCAACAGCTCTATTTGCGAATTCACCATTTACTGAAGGAAAGCCAAATGGTTATCTCAGCATGAGAAGGTGTTTAGATGTGACCTTAGTCCTGTCTTCATGTTCTTATATCTTTCACATGCTTCACACTAACCATACTTCATTTGAACAGCCATATTTGGACAGACACTGATAACAATCGCACTGGCATGCTTCCCTTTGTCTTTGATGGCTCCTTTGGGTACATTCAGCTTTTGTTACTTGTAGAGAAATTAACTTGTGTTATTTGCTGATCCACTctattttgaatctttttccTATTTAATTGGGAATATTTGTGATATTCATGGAAGGTAGTTTTTCGTTATTAAGTCCAGCATCATATTTTAACAGAGCATTCTTTTTCCTCTGAACAGGTTTGAGCAGTATGTTGATTATGCTCTTGATGTTCCAATGTATTTTGTTTATCGCAAAAAGAAGTATATCGATTGTGCGGGGATGTCATTCCGGGTTTCCATCTATTTTTAATACTCTTGTGATCTAAGGCTTCTTCTATAGCCATTCTTTTGGCTCCGTCATCTTCTTTATCCTGACCTTTTATGTCCTTTGAGTTAATCCTGACTTGACATTCTTTCTCAGGCTACTGGTTCTTTCAGCAATAACACTAGTCATTTTGCAGGACTTTTTGGCTGGAAAACTTCCATGTCTTCCTGGTGAATTGCCAACTCTTAATGATTGGGAGAATCATCTGACAACAATATTTCCTGAGGTTTATGGCATGCATTTGTGATCAATTTAGTAAATTTATTCTTGCAATTCCTCTGCCTTGCTAAACCTTATGGTACTCTTATGTTCAGGTTAGGCTTAAGAGATACTTGGAGATGAGAGGTGCTGATGGAGGGCCTTGGAGGAGGTTATGCGCTTTGCCAGCATTTTGGGTAATTGGCCCTTTTAATTTACTATGCACAACTAGTCTATAGTGCATGATTCAGTAAAATCATCTGAATGGGATCAACATTGGTGTTCTAGTAACGCTGTGGACTTTGAAAATGCTCCAACACAGGAAGGATGGGAGACTTGAAAAGATACTTGGGGTTAATTCAACATTTGTTGGAAACATGTTGAtactttgaattaattataagatttattttcttactttttttgttttatgcCTATTCTTGAACTTTCGCATATTGAATCTTTCTGTTATCTTTATGTGTCTAATAGATGCTTGTATATGAGGTTTTGACTCTTAGCTATGTGTTCTTAATTCATATACAAAGTGTTTATGATATAACTCACTTCACATGACCTTCTTTTGTATCAATTCTGTGACT
Above is a genomic segment from Mangifera indica cultivar Alphonso chromosome 3, CATAS_Mindica_2.1, whole genome shotgun sequence containing:
- the LOC123212125 gene encoding glutamate--cysteine ligase, chloroplastic isoform X1, whose amino-acid sequence is MAFISQAGPSYCIRTEVTRCTSGHAGVFSMTNNLEASRMKETCVSFSSSSRHSAKVGQILHLDNAGAGIRRGHRGIVAASPPTEDAVIATEPLTKEDLVAYLASGCKSKETWRIGTEHEKFGFAFGTLRPMKYEQIAELLNGISERFDWDKVMEGDNIIGLKQGKQSISLEPGGQFELSGAPLETLHQTCAEVNSHLYQVKAVAEEMGIGFVGIGFQPKWGLKDIPVMPKGRYEIMRNYMPKVGSLGLDMMFRTCTVQVNLDFSSEADMICKFRAGLALQPIATALFANSPFTEGKPNGYLSMRSHIWTDTDNNRTGMLPFVFDGSFGFEQYVDYALDVPMYFVYRKKKYIDCAGMSFRDFLAGKLPCLPGELPTLNDWENHLTTIFPEVRLKRYLEMRGADGGPWRRLCALPAFWVGLLYDEVSLQNVLDMTADWTPEERVMLRNQVPKTGLKTPFRDGLLRHVAEDVLKLAKDGLERRGYKESGFLNEVAEVVRTDNFMTGVTPAEKLLEMYHGKWGESVDPVFEELLY
- the LOC123212125 gene encoding glutamate--cysteine ligase, chloroplastic isoform X2 gives rise to the protein MAFISQAGPSYCIRTEVTRCTSGHAGVFSMTNNLEASRMKETCVSFSSSSRHSAKVGQILHLDNAGAGIRRGHRGIVAASPPTEDAVIATEPLTKEDLVAYLASGCKSKETWRIGTEHEKFGFAFGTLRPMKYEQIAELLNGISERFDWDKVMEGDNIIGLKQGKQSISLEPGGQFELSGAPLETLHQTCAEVNSHLYQVKAVAEEMGIGFVGIGFQPKWGLKDIPVMPKGRYEIMRNYMPKVGSLGLDMMFRTCTVQVNLDFSSEADMICKFRAGLALQPIATALFANSPFTEGKPNGYLSMRSHIWTDTDNNRTGMLPFVFDGSFGFEQYVDYALDVPMYFVYRKKKYIDCAGMSFRDFLAGKLPCLPGELPTLNDWENHLTTIFPEVRLKRYLEMRGADGGPWRRLCALPAFWVGLLYDEVSLQNVLDMTADWTPEERVMLRNQVPKTGLKTPFRDGLLRHVAEDVLKLAKDGLERRGYKESGFLNEVAEVVRTGVTPAEKLLEMYHGKWGESVDPVFEELLY